In a single window of the Micromonospora inositola genome:
- a CDS encoding DUF2277 family protein gives MCRSIKTLREPYVPVVTEEDVRAAALQYVRKISGFRTPAAHNAAAFDAAVDAVAAATATLLDQLVVRGQQPTARA, from the coding sequence GTGTGCCGGAGCATCAAGACCCTGCGTGAGCCGTACGTCCCGGTGGTCACCGAGGAGGACGTCCGCGCGGCGGCGTTGCAGTACGTCCGGAAGATCTCGGGCTTCCGGACGCCCGCCGCCCACAACGCGGCCGCCTTCGACGCCGCGGTGGACGCCGTGGCCGCCGCCACGGCGACCCTGCTCGACCAGCTGGTGGTGCGCGGCCAGCAGCCGACGGCCCGCGCCTGA
- the miaA gene encoding tRNA (adenosine(37)-N6)-dimethylallyltransferase MiaA translates to MGAGVRGTVVAVVGPTAAGKSALSIALAHALDGEVVNADSMQLYRGMDIGTAKLTPAEREGVPHHLLDIWDVTEPASVAEYQRLARAAVDDILARGKLPLLVGGSGLYVRAVLEQFEFPGTDPAVRARLEAELAAVGPAPLHARLTETDPAAAAGILPGNGRRIVRALEVIELTGAPFTASLPEPTPYYPSVQLGVDLDTALLDERIALRVDRMWADGLVAETRTLVGHGLPEGRTASRALGYQQVLRFLAGELTEVEAHDETVRATRRFVRRQRSWFRRDPRIHWLDSASPAFVETALRVVADHRG, encoded by the coding sequence CTGGGTGCCGGCGTGAGGGGCACGGTCGTGGCCGTGGTCGGGCCGACCGCGGCCGGCAAGTCGGCGCTGAGCATCGCGCTGGCGCACGCGCTCGACGGCGAGGTGGTCAACGCCGACTCGATGCAGCTCTACCGGGGCATGGACATCGGCACCGCGAAGCTGACCCCCGCAGAGCGGGAGGGCGTGCCGCACCACCTGCTGGACATCTGGGACGTGACCGAGCCGGCCAGCGTCGCCGAGTACCAGCGGCTGGCCCGCGCGGCGGTCGACGACATCCTGGCCCGGGGGAAGTTGCCGCTGCTGGTCGGCGGTTCGGGGTTGTACGTGCGGGCGGTGCTGGAGCAGTTCGAGTTCCCCGGCACCGACCCGGCCGTGCGGGCCCGGCTGGAGGCGGAGCTGGCGGCGGTCGGCCCGGCCCCGCTGCACGCCCGGCTGACCGAGACAGACCCGGCCGCGGCGGCCGGCATCCTGCCCGGCAACGGCCGGCGGATCGTCCGCGCCCTCGAGGTGATCGAGCTGACCGGCGCGCCGTTCACCGCCTCGCTGCCCGAGCCGACGCCGTACTACCCCTCCGTGCAGCTCGGCGTCGACCTGGACACCGCCCTGCTGGACGAGCGGATCGCGCTGCGGGTGGACCGGATGTGGGCCGACGGCCTGGTCGCTGAGACCCGGACGCTGGTCGGGCACGGCCTGCCCGAGGGGCGTACGGCCAGCCGGGCGCTCGGCTACCAGCAGGTGCTGCGGTTCCTCGCCGGGGAACTGACCGAGGTCGAGGCGCACGACGAGACCGTCCGGGCCACCCGCCGGTTCGTCCGGCGGCAGCGGTCCTGGTTCCGGCGCGACCCGCGCATCCACTGGCTGGACTCGGCCTCACCGGCGTTTGTCGAGACTGCGCTGCGGGTGGTCGCCGACCATCGGGGATGA
- a CDS encoding amino acid ABC transporter permease — protein MSQQTSVLYDVPGPRQRRITLISSLVAGVVLLLGVYFLIYQPLDDKGQFSMELWGPLVDPSNENFSLVWDRIGLGFKNTLTAAALAIVASLVVGTLLAVLRIQLKSLARRRFTGLATPLAYLLRGLSLLLSAVTRVCVEVFRGLPVVITIFFVARGFPEFGISFDTLWYLTIGLTIYNSVVIAEILRSGMEGLPGGQAEAARAIGLSPLQTTRMILLPQSFRIMLPALISQLVVVLKDTSLGFIISYEETLNIGKQIIGVLGNPIQVYVVIAVLFIAVNYSLSKLAQYIQRRLSRGRKTAGTPAQNPPPAALTAQAEGAGSN, from the coding sequence ATGAGTCAGCAGACCAGCGTCCTCTACGACGTCCCCGGCCCCCGCCAGCGGCGGATCACCCTGATCAGCAGCCTGGTTGCCGGGGTGGTCCTGCTCCTCGGGGTGTACTTCCTGATCTACCAGCCGCTGGACGACAAGGGCCAGTTCTCGATGGAGTTGTGGGGGCCGCTGGTCGACCCCTCCAACGAGAACTTCTCCCTGGTGTGGGACCGGATCGGCCTCGGCTTCAAGAACACGCTCACCGCCGCCGCGCTGGCCATCGTCGCCTCGCTGGTGGTCGGCACCCTGCTGGCCGTGCTGCGGATCCAGCTCAAGAGCCTCGCCCGGCGGCGGTTCACCGGGCTGGCCACGCCGCTGGCGTACCTGCTGCGCGGGCTGAGCCTGCTGCTGTCGGCGGTCACCCGGGTCTGCGTCGAGGTGTTCCGGGGCCTGCCGGTCGTCATCACCATCTTCTTCGTGGCCCGCGGGTTCCCCGAGTTCGGCATCTCGTTCGACACGCTCTGGTACCTGACGATCGGCCTGACCATCTACAACTCGGTGGTCATCGCGGAGATCCTCCGCTCCGGCATGGAAGGGCTGCCGGGGGGCCAGGCGGAGGCCGCCCGCGCCATCGGTCTCTCGCCGCTGCAGACCACCCGCATGATCCTGCTGCCGCAATCCTTCCGGATCATGCTGCCGGCGCTGATCAGCCAGCTGGTCGTGGTGCTCAAGGACACCTCGCTGGGCTTCATCATCAGCTACGAGGAGACCCTCAACATCGGCAAGCAGATCATCGGCGTGCTGGGCAACCCGATCCAGGTCTACGTCGTGATCGCGGTGCTGTTCATCGCGGTGAACTACTCGCTGTCGAAGCTGGCCCAGTACATCCAGCGCCGGCTCTCCCGGGGCCGCAAGACCGCCGGCACCCCGGCGCAGAACCCGCCCCCGGCGGCGCTCACGGCACAGGCCGAGGGCGCGGGCAGCAACTGA
- a CDS encoding glutamate ABC transporter substrate-binding protein encodes MRMKRVAALAAAATLALGMAACGGDSEKGTGAGSKSFAAGSTMEKLNKAQKIKIGTKFDQPGFGQKGLSGKPEGFDVEIAKIIVKELGIPEDKIEFVETPSKVREDKIVDGSVDLVAATYTINDKRKERIAFAGPYYEAGQNILVKKDDTTITGPDSFKDGTKKVCSVTGSTPAENIKKYVKDVATQLVLFDTYDKCRDAVKGGQVDAVTTDNVILLGYIAKDEASFKLAGDNFTKEPYGIGVKKDDTAFRTFINDTLEKAIADGRWKKAWDDTAGKFGAELGSAPTINRY; translated from the coding sequence ATGCGTATGAAGCGCGTAGCGGCGCTCGCGGCGGCCGCCACCCTGGCGCTCGGGATGGCCGCCTGCGGCGGCGACTCCGAGAAGGGCACCGGCGCGGGCAGCAAGTCCTTCGCCGCCGGCAGCACCATGGAGAAGCTCAACAAGGCCCAGAAGATCAAGATCGGCACCAAGTTCGACCAGCCGGGCTTCGGCCAGAAGGGCCTGTCGGGCAAGCCGGAGGGCTTCGACGTCGAGATCGCGAAGATCATCGTCAAGGAGCTCGGCATCCCCGAGGACAAGATCGAGTTCGTGGAGACGCCGTCGAAGGTCCGTGAGGACAAGATCGTCGACGGCAGCGTCGACCTGGTCGCCGCGACCTACACGATCAACGACAAGCGCAAGGAGCGCATCGCCTTCGCGGGCCCGTACTACGAGGCCGGCCAGAACATCCTGGTCAAGAAGGACGACACCACCATCACCGGCCCGGACTCGTTCAAGGACGGCACCAAGAAGGTCTGCTCGGTCACCGGCTCGACCCCGGCCGAGAACATCAAGAAGTACGTCAAGGACGTCGCCACCCAGTTGGTGCTCTTCGACACCTACGACAAGTGCCGCGACGCCGTCAAGGGCGGTCAGGTCGACGCCGTCACCACGGACAACGTGATCCTGCTCGGCTACATCGCCAAGGACGAGGCGTCGTTCAAGCTGGCCGGCGACAACTTCACCAAGGAGCCGTACGGCATCGGGGTGAAGAAGGATGACACCGCCTTCCGCACCTTCATCAACGACACGCTGGAGAAGGCGATCGCCGACGGCCGCTGGAAGAAGGCCTGGGACGACACCGCCGGCAAGTTCGGCGCGGAGCTGGGCAGCGCCCCGACCATCAACCGCTACTGA
- a CDS encoding class III extradiol dioxygenase subunit B-like domain-containing protein, with protein sequence MTGSARGRTGGSRYGEGVPLVAAAVCPHPPLIVPELAGTAAPELDDLRAACDAAVAHLYAAGARSIVVVGAGDGTADLPYPYRGSFAPWGLPLEVQLGRLPDGCVNTDGLPLGLLVGTWLLNRVRPETGPMGWRMATVARDGSVEECVTVGAGIGGNQPWALLVMGDGSACRGRQAPGYDDPRAEAYDEGVARALADADTDALLGLDPALSAELKVAGRAPWQVLAGAARAAGGDWRGELSYAAAPYGVSYFVANWVPA encoded by the coding sequence ATGACCGGATCGGCGCGGGGACGCACCGGTGGATCCCGCTACGGTGAGGGCGTGCCTCTGGTCGCCGCCGCCGTCTGCCCCCACCCGCCACTGATCGTGCCCGAGCTGGCCGGCACCGCCGCGCCCGAGCTGGACGACCTCCGCGCCGCCTGCGACGCCGCCGTCGCCCACCTGTACGCCGCCGGCGCGCGGAGCATCGTGGTGGTCGGCGCCGGGGACGGTACCGCCGACCTGCCCTACCCGTACCGGGGCAGCTTCGCCCCGTGGGGCCTGCCGCTGGAGGTCCAGCTCGGCAGGCTGCCCGACGGTTGCGTCAACACGGACGGCCTCCCGCTGGGCCTGCTCGTCGGGACCTGGCTGCTGAACCGGGTGCGGCCGGAGACGGGCCCGATGGGCTGGCGGATGGCGACCGTGGCGCGGGACGGCTCGGTCGAGGAGTGCGTCACCGTCGGCGCCGGGATCGGGGGGAACCAGCCGTGGGCGCTGCTGGTGATGGGGGACGGGTCGGCGTGCCGGGGCCGGCAGGCGCCCGGCTACGACGACCCGCGCGCCGAGGCGTACGACGAGGGGGTGGCCCGGGCCCTGGCCGACGCGGACACCGACGCCCTGCTCGGCCTGGACCCGGCACTGTCGGCGGAGCTGAAGGTCGCCGGGCGGGCGCCCTGGCAGGTGCTGGCCGGCGCGGCGCGGGCGGCGGGCGGCGACTGGCGCGGCGAGCTGAGCTACGCCGCGGCGCCCTACGGCGTCTCCTACTTCGTGGCGAACTGGGTGCCGGCGTGA
- the selD gene encoding selenide, water dikinase SelD: MTDAIRLTDYARGGGCACKIPPGELEAMVAGLGPASGTAELLVGLDHGDDAAVVRLDERTGLVSTADFFTPVVDDAYDWGRIAAANALSDVYAMGGTPLVALNLLCWPREKLPVELAREVLRGGQDVARDAGCHLAGGHSVDDDGPKYGLAVTGVVRPEELITLDAGRAGLPLSLTKPLGVGVLNSRHKQTGERFPEAVASMSALNRDAARAAVAAGIRCGTDVTGFGLLGHAAKVARASRLTVAIDAARVPYLPGAREALRDGYVSGGTRRNLDWVTPWTDFGAADESERLLLADAQTSGGLLVAGEVPGGTVIGELLPGGEHLIRIR; encoded by the coding sequence ATGACCGATGCGATCCGGTTGACCGATTACGCCCGCGGCGGCGGCTGCGCCTGCAAGATCCCGCCCGGCGAGCTGGAGGCGATGGTCGCCGGGCTGGGACCGGCCAGCGGCACCGCCGAGCTGCTGGTCGGTCTGGACCACGGCGACGACGCCGCGGTGGTCCGGCTGGACGAGCGGACGGGCCTGGTCAGCACCGCCGACTTCTTCACGCCGGTCGTCGACGACGCGTACGACTGGGGCCGGATCGCCGCCGCCAACGCGCTCTCCGACGTGTACGCGATGGGCGGCACCCCGCTGGTGGCGCTCAACCTGCTCTGCTGGCCGCGGGAGAAGCTGCCGGTGGAACTGGCCCGGGAGGTGCTGCGCGGCGGCCAGGACGTGGCCCGGGATGCGGGGTGCCACCTGGCGGGCGGACACAGCGTCGACGACGACGGCCCGAAGTACGGCCTCGCGGTCACCGGCGTGGTCCGGCCCGAGGAGCTGATCACCCTGGACGCCGGTCGGGCCGGCCTGCCGCTCTCGCTGACCAAGCCGCTCGGCGTCGGGGTGCTGAACAGCCGGCACAAGCAGACGGGGGAGCGGTTCCCCGAGGCGGTCGCCTCGATGAGCGCGCTGAACCGGGACGCCGCCCGGGCGGCGGTCGCCGCCGGCATCCGCTGCGGCACCGACGTCACCGGCTTCGGCCTGCTCGGGCACGCCGCCAAGGTGGCCCGGGCCAGCCGGCTGACGGTCGCCATCGACGCCGCCCGGGTGCCGTACCTGCCCGGGGCCCGGGAGGCGCTGCGGGACGGGTACGTCAGCGGCGGCACCCGCCGCAACCTGGACTGGGTGACCCCGTGGACCGACTTCGGCGCCGCCGACGAGTCCGAGCGGCTGCTGCTGGCCGACGCGCAGACCTCCGGCGGTCTGCTGGTCGCCGGCGAGGTGCCGGGCGGCACGGTGATCGGCGAGCTGCTGCCCGGGGGCGAGCACCTGATCCGGATCCGCTGA
- a CDS encoding DUF349 domain-containing protein, with amino-acid sequence MSDWTAFGRVDADGTVYVKTAEGERVVGSWQAGAPEEGLAHFARRFADLVTEVDLTEARLNSGAADAGGSLTTIRRIRASLPEAHVVGDIDALAARLDKLAEVAEAKAGEAKAARDAARGEALARKTALVEEAEKLAAESTGWKTAGDRLKEILDEWKTIRGVDKRTDGELWKRFAAARDGFTRRRGAHFASLDQQRKQAQTVKEELVAEAEKLKESTDWAITANQLKDLMTQWKAAPRASKEAEQKLWERFRAAQDDFFTRRSEVFSARDNEQRANLERKQALLAEAEALDVDGDPKGAQAKLREIQAQWHEAGRVPREAAAGLERRLRAVDDKVREIMDSAWRRTTKEDNPLLAQMRAQVAEAEERLSRAQAAGDARRIKEAEQALASKRQFLQLAEQAG; translated from the coding sequence ATGAGCGACTGGACTGCCTTCGGACGGGTGGACGCGGACGGCACCGTGTACGTCAAGACCGCCGAGGGCGAGCGGGTGGTCGGATCCTGGCAGGCGGGGGCCCCGGAGGAGGGGCTGGCCCACTTCGCCCGGCGCTTCGCCGACCTGGTGACCGAGGTGGACCTGACCGAGGCCCGGCTCAACTCCGGCGCCGCGGACGCCGGCGGGTCGCTGACCACGATCCGGCGGATCCGCGCCTCACTGCCCGAGGCGCACGTCGTGGGTGACATCGACGCGTTGGCCGCCCGGCTCGACAAGCTCGCCGAGGTGGCTGAGGCGAAGGCCGGCGAGGCGAAGGCCGCCCGGGACGCCGCCCGGGGCGAGGCCCTCGCCCGGAAGACCGCCCTGGTGGAGGAGGCCGAGAAGCTGGCCGCCGAGTCGACCGGCTGGAAGACCGCCGGGGACCGGCTCAAGGAGATCCTCGACGAGTGGAAGACGATCCGCGGCGTCGACAAGAGGACCGACGGTGAGCTGTGGAAGCGGTTCGCCGCCGCCCGGGACGGCTTCACCCGCCGGCGGGGCGCCCACTTCGCCTCCCTCGACCAGCAGCGCAAGCAGGCGCAGACGGTCAAGGAGGAACTGGTCGCCGAGGCCGAGAAGCTGAAGGAATCCACCGACTGGGCGATCACCGCCAACCAGCTCAAGGACCTGATGACCCAGTGGAAGGCCGCGCCGCGGGCGTCCAAGGAGGCCGAGCAGAAGCTCTGGGAACGGTTCCGGGCGGCGCAGGACGATTTCTTCACCCGGCGCAGCGAGGTCTTCTCGGCGCGGGACAACGAGCAGCGGGCCAACCTGGAGCGCAAGCAGGCCCTGCTCGCCGAGGCCGAGGCCCTCGACGTCGATGGCGACCCGAAGGGCGCCCAGGCGAAGCTGCGGGAGATCCAGGCGCAGTGGCACGAGGCCGGCCGGGTGCCGCGGGAGGCCGCCGCCGGGCTGGAGCGCCGGCTCCGCGCGGTCGACGACAAGGTCCGCGAGATCATGGACTCGGCGTGGCGGCGGACCACCAAGGAGGACAACCCGCTGCTCGCGCAGATGCGGGCGCAGGTCGCCGAGGCCGAGGAGCGGCTGTCCCGCGCCCAGGCCGCCGGTGACGCCCGCCGGATCAAGGAGGCCGAGCAGGCGCTGGCCTCGAAGCGGCAGTTCCTCCAGCTCGCCGAGCAGGCCGGCTGA
- a CDS encoding amino acid ABC transporter permease: MNVLIDKFDVFAGGFWLTLQICVLAAIGALILGAVVAVLRISPVPPLRAVGTGYVNVFRNMPLTVVMFFAAFGLPALGSNADFLRIPGVDALFTRLGTDLPYFRFALIALVLYTAAFVCEALRSGVNAVPAGQAEAARSIGLTFGQNLRYVVLPQSWKASVVPLGSVIIAMIKNSALAGFFGVVGDLSATADQLTGAEGYAFIPVAIGISIGYLIMTVPLGALLDRIEKRQAVAR, from the coding sequence GTGAACGTGCTCATCGACAAGTTCGACGTCTTTGCGGGTGGTTTCTGGCTCACCCTCCAGATCTGCGTACTCGCCGCGATCGGCGCCCTGATCCTGGGCGCCGTCGTGGCGGTGCTCCGGATCTCCCCGGTGCCGCCGCTGCGCGCCGTCGGCACCGGCTACGTGAACGTCTTCCGCAACATGCCGCTGACCGTGGTGATGTTCTTCGCCGCGTTCGGCCTGCCGGCGCTCGGCTCCAACGCCGACTTCCTGCGCATCCCCGGCGTGGACGCGCTCTTCACCCGGCTCGGCACCGACCTGCCGTACTTCCGCTTCGCGCTGATCGCCCTGGTGCTCTACACCGCGGCGTTCGTCTGCGAGGCGCTGCGCTCCGGCGTGAACGCGGTGCCGGCCGGGCAGGCCGAGGCCGCGCGCTCCATCGGTCTCACCTTCGGCCAGAACCTGCGCTACGTGGTCCTGCCGCAGTCCTGGAAGGCCTCGGTGGTGCCGCTCGGCTCGGTCATCATCGCGATGATCAAGAACTCGGCGCTGGCCGGCTTCTTCGGGGTCGTCGGCGATCTGTCGGCCACGGCCGACCAGCTCACCGGAGCCGAGGGCTACGCCTTCATCCCGGTCGCCATCGGCATCTCGATCGGCTACCTGATCATGACCGTGCCGCTCGGCGCCCTGCTGGACCGGATCGAGAAGCGACAGGCGGTGGCCCGATGA
- the dapF gene encoding diaminopimelate epimerase has translation MEFTKGHGTGNDFVILPDPDGALDLTPGLVAAICDRRRGIGGDGVLRVVRAAKHPEGAALAGDAEWFMDYWNSDGSFAEMCGNGARVFVRYLLEIGLATPSGAALPVATRAGVVRARVEGESIAVEMRRPRLYDTATATLGGLTLPGTAVDVGNPHLVCALPAGLDLAGLDLTRAPDVDPAVFPAGVNVEFTVPGDPVDDTDGHVLMRVYERGSAETLSCGTGACAVAAVALRDADRDTGTVTVDVSGGRLTVTVTDDSCWLSGPAVLVATGELTPDALLA, from the coding sequence GTGGAGTTCACCAAGGGCCACGGCACCGGCAACGACTTCGTGATCCTGCCCGACCCGGACGGGGCGCTGGACCTCACCCCGGGGCTGGTCGCGGCGATCTGCGACCGGCGGCGGGGGATCGGCGGGGACGGCGTGCTGCGGGTGGTCCGGGCGGCCAAGCACCCCGAGGGCGCCGCTCTGGCGGGCGACGCCGAGTGGTTCATGGACTACTGGAACTCCGACGGCTCGTTCGCCGAGATGTGCGGCAACGGCGCCCGGGTCTTCGTCCGGTACCTGCTGGAGATCGGCCTGGCCACGCCGTCCGGCGCGGCGCTGCCGGTGGCCACCCGGGCGGGCGTCGTACGCGCGCGGGTCGAGGGCGAGTCCATCGCCGTCGAGATGCGCCGCCCCCGGCTGTACGACACGGCGACCGCCACCCTGGGTGGACTGACCCTGCCCGGCACCGCGGTGGACGTCGGCAACCCGCACCTGGTCTGCGCCCTGCCGGCGGGGCTGGACCTGGCGGGCCTCGACCTGACCCGCGCGCCGGACGTCGACCCCGCGGTCTTCCCGGCCGGGGTGAACGTCGAGTTCACCGTCCCGGGGGACCCGGTGGACGACACCGACGGGCACGTGCTGATGCGGGTCTACGAGCGGGGCTCCGCCGAGACGCTCTCCTGCGGCACCGGTGCCTGCGCGGTGGCTGCGGTGGCGCTGCGCGACGCCGACCGGGACACCGGCACGGTCACGGTCGACGTGTCCGGCGGACGCCTCACGGTGACGGTGACCGACGACTCCTGCTGGCTGTCGGGCCCGGCGGTCCTGGTCGCCACCGGCGAGCTCACCCCGGACGCCCTGCTCGCCTGA
- a CDS encoding amino acid ABC transporter ATP-binding protein, with protein MDYVTTGEPLIVLDQVNKYFGPLHVLDDVSLSVGKGEVVVVIGPSGSGKSTLCRTINRLEPINSGAITFDGTPLPAEGKALAKLRSEVGMVFQSFNLFAHKTILENVTLGPVKVRKEKPAAARERGLALLDRVGIANQAEKYPAQLSGGQQQRAAIARALAMQPKAMLFDEPTSALDPEMVGEVLDVMTSLARDGMTMVVVTHEMGFARHAANRVIFMADGQLVEDAPPAEFFANPRSERARDFLSKILTH; from the coding sequence GTGGACTACGTGACGACGGGCGAACCGCTCATCGTGCTGGACCAGGTCAACAAGTACTTCGGCCCGCTGCACGTGCTGGACGACGTGTCACTCTCCGTCGGCAAGGGCGAGGTGGTCGTGGTGATCGGCCCCTCGGGCTCCGGCAAGTCGACGCTCTGCCGGACGATCAACCGACTCGAGCCGATCAACTCCGGCGCCATCACCTTCGACGGCACGCCGCTGCCCGCCGAGGGCAAGGCGCTGGCGAAGCTGCGCAGCGAGGTCGGCATGGTCTTCCAGTCGTTCAACCTCTTCGCGCACAAGACGATCCTGGAGAACGTCACCCTCGGCCCGGTGAAGGTCCGCAAGGAGAAGCCGGCCGCCGCCCGCGAGCGCGGCCTGGCCCTGCTGGACCGGGTCGGCATCGCCAACCAGGCCGAGAAGTACCCGGCCCAGCTCTCCGGCGGCCAGCAGCAGCGGGCGGCGATCGCCCGCGCGCTGGCCATGCAGCCCAAGGCGATGCTCTTCGACGAGCCGACCAGCGCGCTGGACCCGGAGATGGTCGGCGAGGTGCTGGACGTGATGACCTCGCTGGCCCGCGACGGCATGACGATGGTCGTGGTCACCCACGAGATGGGCTTCGCCCGGCACGCGGCCAACCGGGTCATCTTCATGGCCGACGGCCAGCTCGTCGAGGACGCCCCGCCGGCGGAGTTCTTCGCGAACCCCCGCAGCGAGCGGGCCAGGGACTTCCTGTCCAAGATCCTCACCCACTAG
- the miaB gene encoding tRNA (N6-isopentenyl adenosine(37)-C2)-methylthiotransferase MiaB yields the protein MTTAAAGSPRTYQVRTYGCQMNVHDSERISGLLEQAGYVRAAEADDNPDVVVFNTCAVRENADNRLYGNLGHLRPVKDKHPGMQIAVGGCLAQKDRGEIVRRAPWVDVVFGTHNIGSLPVLLERARHNAAAEVEILESLDVFPSTLPTRRESTYAGWVSISVGCNNTCTFCIVPSLRGKEKDRRPGDILSEVRALVDEGVLEVTLLGQNVNSYGVEFGDRYAFGKLLRACGDIDGLERVRFTSPHPKDFTDDVIAAMAETPNVCHSLHMPLQSGSDEVLRAMRRSYRSEKYLGIIEKVRAAMPDAAITTDIIVGFPGETDADFERTLDVVREARFSSAFTFQYSKRPGTPAATMDGQLPKQVVQERYERLIATVEEITWAENKRLVGETVEVLVAVGEGRKDERTGRMSGRARDGRLVHFDAGTLAGRIRPGDIVHTTVTYAAPHHLNADGEPLSHRRTRAGDAAEAGRSPRTPGVLLGLPTIGAAAAAPAPTTGCAAH from the coding sequence ATGACTACCGCAGCCGCGGGCAGCCCGCGCACCTACCAGGTGCGAACGTACGGCTGCCAGATGAATGTGCACGACTCCGAGCGCATCTCCGGCCTGCTCGAACAGGCCGGTTACGTGCGTGCCGCCGAGGCCGACGACAACCCGGACGTGGTGGTGTTCAACACCTGCGCCGTCCGGGAGAACGCCGACAACCGGCTCTACGGCAACCTGGGTCATCTGCGCCCCGTGAAGGACAAGCATCCCGGGATGCAGATCGCCGTCGGCGGCTGCCTGGCCCAGAAGGACCGCGGCGAGATCGTCCGCAGGGCGCCCTGGGTGGACGTGGTCTTCGGCACGCACAACATCGGCTCGCTGCCGGTGCTGCTGGAGCGGGCCCGGCACAACGCCGCCGCCGAGGTGGAGATCCTCGAATCCCTCGACGTCTTCCCCTCCACGCTGCCCACCCGGCGCGAGTCGACGTACGCCGGCTGGGTGTCGATCTCGGTGGGCTGCAACAACACCTGCACGTTCTGCATCGTGCCCTCCCTGCGCGGCAAGGAGAAGGACCGCCGCCCCGGCGACATCCTCTCCGAGGTGCGCGCCCTGGTCGACGAGGGCGTGCTGGAGGTGACCCTGCTCGGGCAGAACGTCAACTCCTACGGCGTCGAGTTCGGCGACCGGTACGCGTTCGGCAAGCTGCTGCGCGCATGCGGCGACATCGACGGGCTGGAGCGGGTCCGGTTCACCAGCCCGCACCCGAAGGACTTCACCGACGACGTGATCGCCGCGATGGCCGAGACGCCGAACGTCTGCCACTCGCTGCACATGCCGCTGCAGTCCGGCTCCGACGAGGTGCTGCGCGCGATGCGCCGGTCGTACCGGTCGGAGAAGTACCTGGGGATCATCGAGAAGGTCCGGGCGGCGATGCCCGACGCGGCGATCACCACCGACATCATCGTCGGCTTCCCCGGCGAGACCGACGCGGACTTCGAGCGGACCCTCGACGTGGTCCGGGAAGCCCGGTTCTCGTCGGCGTTCACCTTCCAGTACTCCAAGCGCCCCGGCACCCCGGCCGCGACGATGGACGGCCAGCTCCCCAAGCAGGTCGTGCAGGAGCGCTACGAGCGGCTGATCGCCACGGTGGAGGAGATCACCTGGGCGGAGAACAAGCGCCTGGTGGGGGAGACCGTCGAGGTGCTGGTCGCCGTCGGCGAGGGGCGCAAGGACGAGCGCACCGGCCGGATGTCCGGCCGCGCCCGCGACGGCCGCCTGGTGCACTTCGACGCCGGCACACTGGCCGGGCGGATCCGGCCGGGCGACATCGTGCACACCACCGTCACGTACGCCGCCCCGCACCACCTCAACGCCGACGGCGAGCCGCTGTCGCACCGGCGTACCCGGGCCGGCGACGCCGCCGAGGCCGGCCGCTCCCCGCGTACCCCCGGGGTGCTGCTCGGGCTGCCCACGATCGGCGCGGCGGCCGCGGCGCCCGCGCCGACCACCGGCTGCGCCGCGCACTGA